One region of bacterium genomic DNA includes:
- a CDS encoding retroviral-like aspartic protease family protein: protein MKYNYLPIPLYPDSPLAPILEIEVCDPLQKKKERGICLLDTGADMTVIPNRIIVALELNPATTVRCTDYKGEEKERGVYIVRIFLGNFELFCGFCTETREDIGLIGRDILNQWVALFDGPKQEFSLKQ, encoded by the coding sequence GTGAAATATAATTATCTTCCTATTCCCTTATATCCAGATTCTCCACTTGCCCCAATTTTAGAGATAGAGGTTTGTGATCCACTTCAGAAAAAGAAGGAAAGGGGGATATGCTTGTTGGATACAGGTGCAGATATGACAGTTATTCCAAATAGAATTATTGTGGCATTGGAGCTTAACCCAGCAACAACTGTTCGTTGCACAGACTATAAAGGAGAGGAAAAAGAACGAGGTGTATATATAGTTAGGATATTCTTAGGAAATTTTGAACTTTTTTGTGGCTTTTGCACAGAAACCAGAGAGGACATAGGTCTTATTGGAAGGGATATATTGAATCAATGGGTTGCTCTATTTGATGGACCTAAGCAGGAATTTTCTCTAAAACAATGA
- a CDS encoding ATPase domain-containing protein yields MREINLKDKILGLEGLDIILKNKPLEYGIDPNQGYNILVKGLPGTGKTTFGLALLDELSKKNNKKAEVLTMLEKGYQIFEICRIFGFFEMHKRLEDREIKDRLVVTEGDHRRFADLDFMLGKEAIRYLMIDGISAVKYRPLKEQMTFHGKIEEILDELKKRGAFTIIVSEEPRETEDRFFEYIVDGIIHLSVEGRERYLEISKLRWKDYYLGKHSLRLQSVERFPENYGVSIFPSIRCYFPESRKIKKASKIPSGICGFDRLVGEGFLPGEIILLMGEPGSGKTTFGMQFLKQKSGGKSLCISLEYTLEEIKQIYDSFKDEGLKEFIQGEDENYLFVYFNPSDSDFLLDEFSSKIISIVKTHNISRVLIDSVSSLKNRFTNIGEYASYISSLIRVLKNLNVTSILIWEMSSYFPSLASLETYNSEEVDTIIALRHYDFNNAISRGLVVLKSLGKEQNVALQNMYITPNKGLYLEEKGWAKIGLLSGQPESISEAKLFFKFFYQSKSHHEVEEGVFEEFKGRYPKETFTKVLKTNPSPTHWSFKGYYGAGHSNTKVISARKYVMDMLRKNGTLTPLPEDIYNKYRERFESTLLRKDKDYKESCMVPYYADVGVLVYQKVFLLALTEGITIENAKKEMEDKGKVVQYPKNWDEVKALKEKFLGRKDEFRQGGIYYLLIIPNTVADTRQFMTFFLELLLAHGGKMGPFETVYCTDLDECRNVLIENIQSPKFAETLEFMKDLVGDGRAVPNPNIGGNYHYSILSRRWYGKMELFEKDKRELEKKGKKLDFSIAPLPEIKSEIGSFSCLDLYFLGIIKGALAPETGWMFINELLEFYVDIGQCEQRRGLPIVKKEVYGSDLLKTSLRLDYSVINSILFPDDGKRKITTFRTSDIPYYYYIERLLAPIIKNIFVEGSSSEKIQEDIVKELNNKFVESYLSSI; encoded by the coding sequence ATGAGAGAGATTAATCTAAAGGATAAAATCCTTGGCCTAGAAGGGTTAGATATTATTTTAAAAAACAAGCCTTTAGAATACGGTATTGACCCTAACCAAGGCTATAATATCCTTGTCAAGGGACTGCCAGGAACAGGAAAAACTACCTTTGGGCTTGCATTGCTTGATGAGCTTTCTAAAAAGAATAATAAAAAAGCAGAGGTTCTTACTATGCTTGAGAAAGGATATCAGATTTTTGAGATATGTAGAATATTTGGTTTCTTTGAGATGCATAAGAGATTAGAAGATAGAGAAATAAAGGATAGGCTTGTGGTGACTGAGGGAGACCATAGAAGATTTGCCGATTTGGACTTTATGCTTGGGAAAGAAGCTATAAGGTATTTAATGATAGATGGGATTAGTGCTGTAAAATATAGACCACTTAAGGAGCAGATGACATTCCATGGAAAAATAGAGGAGATTCTTGATGAGTTAAAAAAAAGGGGGGCTTTCACTATTATTGTATCAGAGGAGCCAAGGGAGACAGAGGATAGATTTTTTGAATATATTGTGGATGGGATAATTCATCTTTCAGTTGAGGGAAGGGAGCGCTATCTTGAAATATCCAAGCTTAGATGGAAGGATTATTATCTAGGAAAGCATAGCCTTAGGCTCCAATCAGTAGAAAGATTTCCTGAAAACTACGGAGTTTCCATATTTCCTTCCATAAGGTGCTATTTCCCAGAGTCCAGAAAGATAAAGAAAGCATCTAAAATACCATCGGGTATTTGTGGGTTTGATAGACTAGTAGGAGAAGGGTTCTTGCCAGGTGAAATAATTCTTTTAATGGGAGAACCTGGCTCAGGAAAGACCACCTTTGGAATGCAATTTCTTAAACAAAAGAGTGGTGGCAAAAGCCTTTGCATATCCCTTGAATATACCCTTGAAGAAATCAAACAAATATATGATAGCTTTAAAGATGAAGGTCTAAAAGAATTTATACAAGGTGAAGATGAAAATTATTTATTTGTCTATTTCAATCCTTCTGATAGTGACTTCCTATTGGATGAATTTAGTAGTAAAATCATTTCTATAGTAAAGACCCATAATATAAGTAGGGTCTTGATTGATAGCGTATCCTCTCTAAAAAATAGATTTACGAACATTGGAGAATATGCAAGTTATATCTCATCTTTAATTAGGGTGCTTAAAAATCTTAATGTTACATCAATCCTAATCTGGGAAATGTCCTCATATTTCCCATCCCTTGCTTCTCTTGAAACATATAACTCTGAAGAGGTTGATACAATAATTGCCTTAAGGCACTATGATTTTAATAATGCTATATCCCGTGGATTGGTGGTCTTAAAATCCCTTGGAAAGGAGCAGAATGTAGCCCTACAGAATATGTATATAACCCCTAATAAAGGGCTGTATCTGGAAGAGAAAGGGTGGGCTAAGATAGGATTGCTTAGTGGACAACCTGAAAGTATTAGTGAGGCTAAATTATTCTTTAAGTTTTTCTATCAAAGCAAATCCCACCATGAGGTAGAAGAGGGTGTGTTTGAGGAATTTAAGGGTAGATATCCTAAGGAAACATTTACAAAAGTCCTTAAGACTAACCCATCACCAACCCACTGGAGTTTTAAGGGTTATTATGGGGCTGGCCATTCTAATACCAAAGTTATTTCTGCAAGGAAGTATGTAATGGATATGCTCAGGAAAAATGGGACCTTAACTCCTTTGCCAGAGGATATTTATAATAAATATAGAGAAAGGTTTGAAAGCACTCTTCTTCGGAAGGATAAAGATTACAAAGAATCTTGTATGGTTCCTTACTATGCAGATGTAGGTGTTTTGGTTTATCAAAAGGTATTTTTATTGGCTTTAACAGAAGGGATAACCATAGAAAATGCAAAGAAGGAAATGGAAGATAAAGGAAAGGTGGTACAATACCCAAAAAATTGGGATGAAGTAAAAGCATTAAAGGAGAAGTTTCTTGGAAGGAAGGATGAATTTAGACAGGGAGGAATTTATTATCTCCTTATAATACCCAATACAGTAGCTGATACAAGACAATTTATGACCTTCTTTTTGGAACTATTATTGGCACATGGAGGAAAAATGGGGCCTTTTGAAACTGTCTATTGCACAGATTTAGATGAATGTCGGAATGTCCTTATTGAAAATATCCAAAGTCCAAAATTTGCAGAGACTTTAGAGTTTATGAAGGATTTGGTTGGTGATGGAAGGGCAGTGCCAAATCCAAATATCGGGGGTAATTATCATTACTCTATCCTTTCAAGAAGGTGGTATGGAAAGATGGAGTTGTTTGAGAAAGATAAGAGAGAATTAGAGAAAAAAGGAAAAAAACTTGATTTCTCAATTGCCCCCTTGCCAGAAATTAAAAGTGAAATAGGAAGCTTTTCTTGTCTTGATTTGTATTTTTTGGGGATAATAAAGGGTGCCCTTGCTCCAGAAACAGGATGGATGTTTATCAATGAATTATTAGAGTTTTATGTGGACATTGGACAATGCGAACAAAGGCGAGGTCTTCCTATTGTTAAAAAGGAGGTTTATGGCTCAGACTTATTGAAAACTTCTTTGCGTCTTGATTACAGTGTTATAAACTCTATACTTTTTCCTGATGATGGAAAGAGAAAAATTACAACATTTAGAACATCTGATATCCCTTATTACTATTATATTGAGCGTTTGCTTGCACCCATCATTAAAAATATCTTTGTTGAAGGCAGTTCTTCTGAGAAGATTCAAGAAGATATTGTGAAGGAGCTTAATAATAAATTTGTAGAGTCTTATCTTTCATCCATATAA
- a CDS encoding CARDB domain-containing protein encodes MKKIIPLLFSIFMFPDIDWNFQVPSGLSIDKADRIYVASSGSCRIKRYASDGRLSLEFGERGEDDGYLDGPMDVAVNSKGDIYVADTWNNRISVFSPDGTFKMNIGGLGEGKGRFKYPNSIAIDKDDYLYVVDSGNAVIQKFSSNGRFIMEFGKKEGLKWPCGIAIDEDLYISDTGNNRIMRFSQDGGFIESIRGIDNPRGIAFSFDKSLYVACSSSIMKLVNNEFVPFIKGLSHPMDIVFTSSSIFVSEGGENRVLKFSLGGIFESEWRASGKSLERLNLPYDVALGKENMYIADTGNNRVLCLDSFLKPKRVWDVPSPIAIFVDSYENIYCVSSRENVVIKFDNLGNEMLRLENLISPRDLLVDDKEEILILTSSDVLRFSSLGSLLGTLCTGLKDPSCITRDNFGFILVSDGNTIKRFSQSGILIKTIENLQSPSGIAIDEDDNIYVAEREKNCILKLDFYGKIIDVINNPKFLYPYGLTLDNDGGLYIADCGNHRIVVFGKKRFFEAIKEKEVVKSRSNLADLIVSKIEVLEPNLGIWTNIKATIKNEGDVKADFISVGFFCNSSKIGFGKIIKTLNPGETIIINTIWLPEEIGTQTIKVVVNQEDKTKEENKENNIKEIGVFVY; translated from the coding sequence ATGAAGAAGATAATCCCTTTGCTTTTTTCTATATTTATGTTTCCAGATATTGACTGGAATTTTCAGGTTCCCTCTGGCCTTTCCATAGATAAAGCTGATAGGATATATGTTGCTTCCTCTGGAAGCTGCAGGATAAAAAGGTATGCAAGCGATGGAAGGCTTTCTCTTGAGTTTGGAGAAAGGGGAGAAGATGATGGATACCTTGATGGGCCAATGGATGTAGCTGTAAATTCCAAAGGTGATATATATGTAGCTGATACCTGGAATAACAGGATTTCTGTATTTTCTCCTGACGGCACATTTAAGATGAATATCGGTGGCTTGGGAGAGGGAAAAGGAAGGTTTAAGTATCCAAATTCTATAGCCATTGATAAAGACGATTATCTCTATGTTGTTGATTCTGGAAATGCTGTAATTCAAAAATTTTCTTCTAATGGAAGATTTATTATGGAATTTGGAAAGAAAGAGGGTTTAAAATGGCCTTGTGGAATAGCAATAGATGAGGATTTATATATTTCTGACACAGGGAATAATAGGATTATGAGGTTTTCTCAGGATGGAGGGTTTATTGAGTCAATAAGGGGGATTGATAATCCAAGAGGAATAGCATTTTCTTTTGATAAAAGCCTATATGTTGCTTGTAGCTCTTCTATTATGAAGCTTGTAAATAATGAATTTGTTCCATTTATTAAAGGCTTGTCACATCCTATGGATATTGTTTTTACAAGCTCATCCATCTTTGTTTCAGAAGGAGGAGAAAATAGGGTTTTAAAATTTTCTTTAGGTGGAATTTTTGAAAGTGAATGGAGGGCTTCTGGAAAATCTTTAGAAAGGCTTAACCTTCCCTATGATGTTGCTTTGGGTAAGGAGAATATGTACATTGCAGACACAGGAAATAATAGGGTGCTTTGCCTTGACTCCTTTCTTAAGCCAAAGCGTGTTTGGGATGTTCCCTCTCCTATTGCAATCTTTGTTGATTCTTATGAAAATATTTATTGTGTAAGTTCAAGGGAAAATGTGGTTATAAAATTTGACAACCTAGGAAATGAGATGTTGAGATTGGAAAACCTTATCTCCCCAAGGGATTTGCTTGTAGATGATAAGGAAGAAATCCTTATTCTTACATCTTCTGATGTCTTAAGGTTTTCTTCTCTTGGCTCCTTGCTTGGAACACTTTGCACAGGTCTTAAAGACCCATCTTGCATTACAAGGGATAATTTTGGATTTATCCTTGTCTCTGATGGTAATACAATAAAAAGGTTTTCGCAATCTGGCATATTGATAAAGACAATAGAAAATTTGCAATCTCCATCTGGGATTGCAATTGACGAAGATGACAATATCTATGTAGCAGAGAGGGAGAAAAATTGCATTTTAAAGCTTGATTTCTATGGAAAAATTATTGATGTAATAAATAATCCAAAATTTTTATATCCCTATGGATTAACCCTTGATAATGATGGAGGCCTTTACATTGCTGATTGTGGAAACCATAGAATAGTGGTTTTTGGAAAAAAGAGATTTTTTGAGGCTATAAAAGAGAAGGAAGTGGTTAAATCCAGGTCTAATCTAGCTGACCTTATTGTTTCCAAAATAGAGGTTTTAGAACCAAATCTTGGGATATGGACAAACATAAAGGCAACAATAAAGAACGAAGGGGATGTTAAGGCAGATTTTATTAGCGTAGGTTTCTTTTGTAATTCTTCTAAAATTGGATTTGGAAAGATAATAAAAACCTTAAATCCAGGAGAAACAATAATAATAAACACAATCTGGCTTCCAGAAGAAATCGGCACACAAACAATAAAGGTTGTTGTGAACCAAGAAGACAAGACAAAAGAAGAAAACAAAGAAAATAACATAAAGGAAATAGGGGTATTTGTTTATTGA